Part of the Vitis vinifera cultivar Pinot Noir 40024 chromosome 13, ASM3070453v1 genome is shown below.
CTACAGAGTCTGAAAAGATAAAATCTGCCAATTCCATTTTGATTGTTGGAGGGGGCCCCACTGGTGTGGAACTTGCTGGTGAAATTGTTGTTGACTTTCCTGATAAGAAGGTGACATTGGTGCACAGGGGATCCAGGTTGCTAGAGTTTATTGGAGCTAAGGCTTCCAAGAAGGCGCTGGATTGGTTAACATCGAAGAAAGTTGAGGTGCTCTTAAATCAATCTGTTGATATAAACACTGCATCTGATGGTACTTATCAAACGTCTGGTGGAGAAACTATCAGAGCAGATTGCCACTTTGTGTGCACAGGGAAACCAATAGGTTCATCTTGGCTTAAGGACACCATCCTTAAGGATAACTTGGATGGCCATGGAAAGTTGGTGGTTGATGATAACCTAAGGGTCAGGGGCCTCAAAAATGTTTTCGCCATAGGAGATATCACTGCTATTCCTGTAAGTTTATGCagactttcttttttcttgtttttgattGCAGTGATCTATCTTTTTCCCATAACTCTATCTCAAAATGAAACCAAACCATTCTTGGGCAACAGGTATGGACAACTGCTATATTTTGCTCATGTGAAGCAGAGGGGATATAAATCATTGATTGTCTAATGGCCTGAACTGAGCTGTCCCATGTGTGGCATTGCTTAATTCTGACTTGATGAGGTTTCTGAACAGGGTTGGGATTTGGTTTGTCACgtcagggaaaaaaaatgttggttTGGACAGTTTGGttgggaaaaaaatgttaatttttttcatcaaatccAACTGTGTTAAGAACAGAAGCCACAAACTAGTGCTCGCAAGAAAGCATGCTGCTACTGGAAGCTTCTTATGCTTTCCCATTTTGTCTTCATAACATTCACCCTTCTTTTTAGGGGCAATGCTTGGCTAGTCTTGGAGGatgttgtttttttaatttttttgctga
Proteins encoded:
- the LOC100263525 gene encoding uncharacterized protein LOC100263525 isoform X3 → MATEELPPLASDIKRVVILGGGIAGSLLAKSLQFRADIFLVDPKEYFEIPWASLRAMVEPSFAERTVINHSDYLTNGKLVVSTAVNIRDNEVLTSSGQWIAYDYLVIATGHLDHVPKTRTERLEQYQAESEKIKSANSILIVGGGPTGVELAGEIVVDFPDKKVTLVHRGSRLLEFIGAKASKKALDWLTSKKVEVLLNQSVDINTASDGTYQTSGGETIRADCHFVCTGKPIGSSWLKDTILKDNLDGHGKLVVDDNLRVRGLKNVFAIGDITAIPVWTTAIFCSCEAEGI